A single region of the Cucumis melo cultivar AY chromosome 3, USDA_Cmelo_AY_1.0, whole genome shotgun sequence genome encodes:
- the LOC103488370 gene encoding glutamate receptor 2.5-like isoform X3, whose product MQANFIINIGDKAEVPIISFSATRPSLTSHRSSFFFRAAQNDSSQVKAIGAIVKTFKWRQVVPIHSDNEFGEGIIPYLIDALQEVDTDVPYQSKISASARDEQIIDELNNLMKMPTRVFVVHMAPHHASRLFTKAKEIGMMKRGYVWIITDAIANLLDLIDPSVLEAMQGVVGIKTYVPRSKGLDSFKHDWRKRFQSYYPRRKEEDIPEVDVFGLWAYDAAWALAMAVEKAGTDNLRYTSTNITASKMNSTNYLYTLGVNQNGQKLRDAFSNLKFRGLAGEFSLIDGQLQSSLFEIVNVNGNGRRNVGFWSAESGLRRKVEESERSAKGLRSIIWPGERIVTPKGWEIPTNGKKLRIGVPVKHGFREFVSVIRDPKTNATIDVGGYCIDVFKAVIETLPYKVDYEFVPANPNFSYNELTYQVFLGKFDAVVGDITIRANRSSYLDYTLPFTESGVAMVVPMKNSKKTNAWVFLKPLTRDLWFVTAFFFVFVAFVIWILEHRVNEQFRGSPLDQLCTSLWYSFSTMVFAHREVTLNNLTRVVVVVWLFVVLIITQSYTASLASLLTVQDLKPTVTDINQLLKNGDNIGYQDGSFVYEILKSLKFHDSQLKSYESPKEMHQLFTRGSINGGISAALDEIPYIKLFLAMYCSQYTTTEPTYKADGFGFGFPIGSPLVPHISRRILEVTESERMKKIEEKWFKTLKECTASKVAELSSTRLSINSFWALFLITGVASLCSVAFYVGKFLYDERTRWQNVQSPIGERLYKLVGEFMKRDQRAHPLRRRISINGVPFNPQAIVASDDDHPRRD is encoded by the exons ATGCAAGCCAACTTCATCATCAACATTGGAGACAAAGCAGAAGTTCCCATCATCTCATTTTCAGCCACACGACCTTCCCTCACTTCCCACCGCAGCTCTTTCTTCTTCCGAGCTGCTCAAAACGATTCGTCTCAAGTCAAAGCCATTGGAGCCATCGTTAAGACCTTCAAATGGCGACAAGTTGTCCCCATCCATAGCGACAATGAGTTTGGCGAAGGTATCATACCTTACCTAATCGACGCTCTACAAGAAGTCGACACCGATGTGCCATACCAAAGCAAAATTTCCGCCTCTGCCAGGGACGAGCAAATCATAGACGAGCTTAACAACTTGATGAAAATGCCGACTAGAGTGTTTGTAGTGCACATGGCACCCCACCATGCTTCACGATTGTTCACAAAGGCTAAAGAAATTGGAATGATGAAACGAGGCTACGTTTGGATAATCACAGATGCTATAGCTAATCTATTGGATTTAATAGACCCTTCAGTCCTTGAGGCAATGCAAGGAGTTGTGGGAATAAAAACTTACGTCCCAAGATCCaaagggcttgattctttcaaaCATGATTGGAGGAAGAGATTTCAAAG TTATTATCCAAGAAGGAAGGAAGAAGACATTCCAGAGGTAGACGTATTTGGGTTATGGGCTTATGACGCAGCTTGGGCGCTTGCCATGGCTGTGGAAAAAGCCGGGACCGACAATCTTCGGTACACCTCAACCAACATTACCGCATCGAAAATGAACTCAACTAACTATCTATATACCCTGGGGGTGAATCAAAATGGTCAGAAATTGCGAGATGCATTCTCAAACCTCAAGTTCAGGGGGTTGGCCGGCGAGTTCAGTTTAATTGATGGACAATTACAGTCATCTCTTTTTGAGATAGTGAATGTAAATGGGAATGGTAGACGAAACGTTGGGTTTTGGTCGGCAGAAAGTGGGCTGAGGAGGAAGGTGGAAGAGTCGGAAAGATCGGCGAAGGGGTTGAGATCGATCATATGGCCAGGCGAGCGTATTGTTACACCAAAAGGATGGGAAATTCCAACGAACGGGAAGAAGTTGAGAATTGGAGTTCCGGTGAAGCATGGATTTAGGGAGTTTGTGAGTGTGATTCGTGATCCTAAAACAAATGCCACAATTGATGTAGGAGGATATTGCATTGATGTGTTTAAGGCTGTGATTGAAACCTTGCCTTACAAGGTTGATTATGAGTTTGTTCCTGCCAACCCCAATTTCAGCTACAACGAATTGACTTATCAAGTCTTCCTCGGT AAATTTGATGCTGTGGTGGGCGACATAACGATCCGAGCGAATAGATCTTCATACCTAGATTACACATTGCCATTCACAGAATCTGGGGTGGCCATGGTTGTGCCAATGAAAAACAGCAAGAAAACCAACGCATGGGTATTTCTAAAGCCTCTTACACGGGATTTGTGGTTCGTCACTGCATTCTTCTTTGTGTTTGTGGCATTTGTTATTTGGATTCTTGAACATCGAGTCAATGAACAGTTTCGTGGAAGTCCTTTGGATCAGCTCTGTACTAGTCTTTGGTACTCCTTCTCCACCATGGTCTTTGCTCATA GGGAAGTTACATTGAACAATTTGACAAGAGTTGTGGTGGTAGTATGGCTATTTGTGGTTCTCATAATTACACAAAGTTACACTGCAAGTTTGGCCTCACTTTTGACGGTTCAAGATCTGAAACCAACTGTTACTGATATCAATCAACTTCTTAAAAATGGAGACAACATTGGATATCAAGATGGTTCGTTTGTGTACGAGATTCTTAAGTCATTGAAGTTCCATGATTCTCAGCTCAAATCTTACGAATCTCCAAAAGAAATGCACCAACTTTTCACTAGAGGAAGCATCAATGGAGGAATATCTGCTGCTCTTGATGAAATCCCTTATATTAAGTTGTTTCTTGCCATGTATTGCTCTCAATACACCACCACCGAACCCACCTATAAAGCCGATGGTTTTGGTTTT GGATTTCCAATAGGTTCGCCTTTAGTTCCTCATATCTCAAGAAGAATCTTGGAGGTGACAGAAAGCGAGAGAATGAAAAAGATCGAAGAGAAATGGTTCAAAACGTTAAAAGAATGTACGGCTTCAAAAGTGGCAGAGTTGTCTTCCACCCGCTTGAGCATCAACAGCTTCTGGGCGCTTTTCCTCATCACTGGAGTTGCTTCCCTATGTTCTGTGGCTTTTTACGTCGGCAAATTTCTGTACGACGAACGGACGCGGTGGCAAAACGTACAGTCTCCAATCGGTGAAAGATTATACAAGTTGGTCGGGGAGTTCATGAAGAGAGATCAGAGAGCTCACCCGCTGAGGCGGAGGATATCCATAAATGGGGTTCCTTTTAATCCACAAGCCATAGTTGCTAGTGATGATGACCACCCTCGAAGAGATTGa
- the LOC103488369 gene encoding glutamate receptor 2.5-like produces the protein MRRRKGMKSGFWVLLMMLLLAAAMVAAKEGEEEEEKAAVAVKVKVGVVFDWDDYGKVDFSCISMALSDFYASRSYYKTRVVLKPMDSNGTVVDAAAAALELIKKEEVQAILGPTSSMQANFMIDIGDKAQVPIISFSATRPSLTSHRSSFFFRVAQDDSSQVKAIGAIVKTFKWRKVVPIYVDNEFGDGIIPYLIDALQEVNAHVPYQSIISPDVTDDHLTSELYKLMTMQTRVFVVHMLSDLASRIFTKAKQIGMMKKGYVWIITDGVTNMLESIKPSTFESMQGVIGIKTYVPRTEKLESFERDWRKRFLGSYPKMEEVPELDVFALWAYDAAWALAIAVEKAGTDNLRYSPTNFTSLNYLYNLGLNQNGGKLRDAFSKVKFKGLSGDFSVKHGQLDWEIFEIVNVIGNGRRNVGFWSPESGLRTELERGRNGLRTIIWGGGDSGFPPKGWEIPTNEKKLRVVVPVKDGFWDFVSVVRDPVTNETKVSGYCIDVFKAVIEALPYAIAYELIPYHKSAAEPGGTYNDLVDQIYLGEFDALVGDLTIRANRSRYIDYTLPFAESGVSMVVPIMSTKNTNAWVFIKPLTGHLWSLTGGFFLVMALVVWILEHRVNEEFRGSPADQVFTSLWYSFSTMVFAHREITLNNWTRFVMIVWLFVVLIITQSYTASLASYLTVQEFKPAVTDINQLQKNGEKIGHKVGSFIHEILKSLKFEEYQLKTYRTAEEMHDLLSKGSANGGISAAMDENPYIKLFLAKYCSRYTTTEPTFKADGFGFGFPKGSPLVPDISRAILEVTESDRMREIENAWFKKLGECSISDASKLSSTRLSIDSFWALFVIVTCVSAVSVICYIIKFLYDQKGVWSKEIRSTTGEKLRELVKTFMDRDAGTHPLRRRVFINGAPIHPQPLVIRDNDHPRAD, from the exons ATGAGGAGACGAAAGGGTATGAAAAGTGGTTTTTGGGTGTTGCTGATGATGCTCTTGTTGGCGGCGGCGATGGTGGCAGCGAAGGAgggggaggaggaggaggagaaggcGGCGGTGGCAGTGAAAGTGAAGGTGGGTGTAGTTTTCGATTGGGATGATTATGGGAAGGTGGATTTCAGTTGCATCTCAATGGCTCTCTCAGATTTTTATGCTTCTCGGAGTTATTATAAGACAAGAGTGGTTCTTAAGCCCATGGACTCCAATGGTACCGTTGTTGATGCAGCTGCTGCAg CTCTAGAATTGATAAAGAAAGAGGAAGTACAAGCCATTTTAGGTCCAACAAGCTCAATGCAAGCCAACTTCATGATCGACATTGGAGACAAAGCACAAGTTCCCATAATCTCATTTTCAGCCACACGACCTTCTCTCACTTCTCACCGCAGCTCTTTCTTTTTTCGAGTTGCCCAAGACGATTCCTCTCAAGTTAAAGCCATCGGAGCCATCGTCAAAACCTTCAAATGGCGAAAAGTCGTCCCAATCTATGTCGACAACGAGTTCGGCGATGGCATCATCCCTTACCTCATCGACGCGCTCCAAGAAGTCAATGCTCACGTACCTTATCAAAGCATCATTTCCCCGGATGTAACCGACGACCATCTCACTAGCGAACTTTACAAATTAATGACAATGCAGACACGAGTGTTTGTGGTACACATGTTATCTGACCTTGCCTCTCGTATTTTCACCAAAGCAAAACAAATCGGAATGATGAAAAAAGGGTATGTTTGGATAATAACGGATGGTGTTACAAACATGTTGGAGTCCATAAAGCCTTCAACTTTTGAGTCAATGCAAGGAGTTATTGGAATAAAAACTTACGTCCCTAGAACTGAAAAGCTTGAATCTTTTGAACGTGATTGGAGAAAGAGATTTCTAGGGTCTTATCCAAAAATGGAAGAAGTTCCTGAGCTGGACGTGTTTGCATTATGGGCCTACGATGCGGCTTGGGCCTTAGCCATTGCAGTGGAAAAAGCTGGGACTGACAACCTTAGATATAGCCCAACTAATTTTACATCTTTGAACTATTTATACAATCTTGGTTTAAATCAGAATGGTGGGAAGCTGCGTGATGCGTTTTCGAAGGTTAAATTCAAGGGTTTGTCTGGAGATTTTAGTGTGAAACATGGGCAATTGGATTGGGAGATTTTTGAGATAGTGAATGTGATTGGGAATGGGAGAAGGAATGTGGGGTTTTGGTCACCGGAAAGTGGGCTGAGGACGGAATTGGAAAGAGGGAGAAATGGGCTGAGAACGATCATATGGGGCGGCGGCGATTCGGGGTTTCCGCCGAAAGGGTGGGAGATTCCGACGAATGAGAAGAAGCTGAGGGTGGTGGTTCCGGTAAAGGATGGATTTTGGGATTTTGTGAGTGTGGTTCGTGATCCTGTGACCAATGAAACGAAAGTGAGTGGTTATTGTATAGATGTGTTTAAGGCTGTGATTGAAGCTTTGCCTTATGCTATAGCTTATGAGCTTATTCCTTACCATAAATCTGCGGCGGAGCCAGGTGGCACCTACAATGACTTGGTTGATCAAATCTATCTTGGG GAGTTTGATGCTTTGGTGGGTGACTTGACAATCCGAGCAAACAGGTCAAGATATATTGACTACACATTGCCATTTGCAGAGTCAGGGGTCTCAATGGTTGTGCCAATAATGAGCACCAAGAACACCAATGCATGGGTCTTCATAAAGCCTCTAACAGGCCATCTCTGGTCACTCACTGGCGGTTTCTTCCTTGTCATGGCACTTGTTGTTTGGATTTTGGAACATCGAGTCAATGAAGAGTTTCGTGGAAGTCCAGCGGATCAGGTCTTTACCAGTCTTTGGTACTCTTTCTCCACTATGGTTTTTGCCCATC GGGAGATAACATTGAACAATTGGACGAGATTTGTGATGATAGTATGGCTATTTGTGGTTTTGATCATCACACAAAGTTACACTGCTAGTTTGGCCTCATATTTGACGGTTCAAGAGTTCAAACCGGCTGTGACTGATATCAATCAACTGCAGAAAaatggagagaaaattgggCACAAAGTTGGTTCTTTTATCCATGAGATTCTCAAGTCGTTGAAGTTTGAAGAGTACCAACTCAAGACTTACCGTACTGCAGAAGAAATGCACGATCTTTTATCCAAAGGAAGCGCCAATGGTGGAATTTCTGCTGCCATGGATGAAAACCCTTACATCAAGTTGTTTCTCGCCAAGTACTGCTCACGATATACTACCACTGAACCCACCTTTAAAGCTGATGGCTTTGGTTTT GGTTTCCCCAAAGGTTCGCCTTTAGTACCCGATATTTCAAGAGCGATCTTGGAGGTGACGGAAAGCGACAGAATGAGAGAAATTGAAAACGCATGGTTCAAAAAGTTGGGAGAATGTTCGATATCGGATGCTTCGAAGTTGTCGTCGACTCGTCTGAGCATCGACAGCTTCTGGGCACTTTTTGTTATCGTGACATGTGTGTCTGCAGTTTCTGTCATCTGTTACATCATCAAATTTCTGTACGACCAGAAAGGCGTGTGGTCGAAGGAAATTCGTTCGACGACTGGGGAAAAATTGAGGGAGTTGGTTAAAACATTCATGGATAGAGATGCAGGAACTCACCCACTTAGAAGAAGGGTATTCATAAATGGCGCTCCTATTCATCCACAACCTCTAGTTATTCGAGATAATGATCACCCTCGAGCAGATTGA
- the LOC103488370 gene encoding glutamate receptor 2.5-like isoform X2, whose translation MMRRRKGCRCSDFGMLAVVLFLNMLLTTATVVTVQDEEEKVVPGEVKVKVGVVFDLDSVFGEMSLSCISMALDDLYSSRSYYKTRIVLHSIDSNDTVVDAAAAALELIKKEEVQAIIGPTSSMQANFIINIGDKAEVPIISFSATRPSLTSHRSSFFFRAAQNDSSQVKAIGAIVKTFKWRQVVPIHSDNEFGEGIIPYLIDALQEVDTDVPYQSKISASARDEQIIDELNNLMKMPTRVFVVHMAPHHASRLFTKAKEIGMMKRGYVWIITDAIANLLDLIDPSVLEAMQGVVGIKTYVPRSKGLDSFKHDWRKRFQSYYPRRKEEDIPEVDVFGLWAYDAAWALAMAVEKAGTDNLRYTSTNITASKMNSTNYLYTLGVNQNGQKLRDAFSNLKFRGLAGEFSLIDGQLQSSLFEIVNVNGNGRRNVGFWSAESGLRRKVEESERSAKGLRSIIWPGERIVTPKGWEIPTNGKKLRIGVPVKHGFREFVSVIRDPKTNATIDVGGYCIDVFKAVIETLPYKVDYEFVPANPNFSYNELTYQVFLGKFDAVVGDITIRANRSSYLDYTLPFTESGVAMVVPMKNSKKTNAWVFLKPLTRDLWFVTAFFFVFVAFVIWILEHRVNEQFRGSPLDQLCTSLWYSFSTMVFAHREVTLNNLTRVVVVVWLFVVLIITQSYTASLASLLTVQDLKPTVTDINQLLKNGDNIGYQDGSFVYEILKSLKFHDSQLKSYESPKEMHQLFTRGSINGGISAALDEIPYIKLFLAMYCSQYTTTEPTYKADGFGFGFPIGSPLVPHISRRILEVTESERMKKIEEKWFKTLKECTASKVAELSSTRLSINSFWALFLITGVASLCSVAFYVGKFLYDERTRWQNVQSPIGERLYKLVGEFMKRDQRAHPLRRRISINGVPFNPQAIVASDDDHPRRD comes from the exons ATGATGAGGAGAAGAAAGGGTTGTAGATGTAGTGATTTTGGGATGTTAGCGGTTGTTCTTTTTCTTAACATGTTACTAACAACAGCGACCGTTGTAACGGTGCAAGACGAGGAGGAGAAGGTGGTGCCTGGAGAAGTGAAAGTGAAGGTGGGTGTGGTTTTTGATTTAGATTCTGTTTTTGGGGAGATGAGTTTGAGTTGTATTTCAATGGCTCTGGATGATTTGTATTCTTCTCGGAGTTATTACAAGACTAGAATTGTTCTCCACAGCATTGACTCCAATGACACTGTTGTTGATGCAGCTGCTGCAG CTCTAGAATTGATAAAGAAAGAGGAAGTGCAAGCCATTATAGGGCCAACAAGCTCTATGCAAGCCAACTTCATCATCAACATTGGAGACAAAGCAGAAGTTCCCATCATCTCATTTTCAGCCACACGACCTTCCCTCACTTCCCACCGCAGCTCTTTCTTCTTCCGAGCTGCTCAAAACGATTCGTCTCAAGTCAAAGCCATTGGAGCCATCGTTAAGACCTTCAAATGGCGACAAGTTGTCCCCATCCATAGCGACAATGAGTTTGGCGAAGGTATCATACCTTACCTAATCGACGCTCTACAAGAAGTCGACACCGATGTGCCATACCAAAGCAAAATTTCCGCCTCTGCCAGGGACGAGCAAATCATAGACGAGCTTAACAACTTGATGAAAATGCCGACTAGAGTGTTTGTAGTGCACATGGCACCCCACCATGCTTCACGATTGTTCACAAAGGCTAAAGAAATTGGAATGATGAAACGAGGCTACGTTTGGATAATCACAGATGCTATAGCTAATCTATTGGATTTAATAGACCCTTCAGTCCTTGAGGCAATGCAAGGAGTTGTGGGAATAAAAACTTACGTCCCAAGATCCaaagggcttgattctttcaaaCATGATTGGAGGAAGAGATTTCAAAG TTATTATCCAAGAAGGAAGGAAGAAGACATTCCAGAGGTAGACGTATTTGGGTTATGGGCTTATGACGCAGCTTGGGCGCTTGCCATGGCTGTGGAAAAAGCCGGGACCGACAATCTTCGGTACACCTCAACCAACATTACCGCATCGAAAATGAACTCAACTAACTATCTATATACCCTGGGGGTGAATCAAAATGGTCAGAAATTGCGAGATGCATTCTCAAACCTCAAGTTCAGGGGGTTGGCCGGCGAGTTCAGTTTAATTGATGGACAATTACAGTCATCTCTTTTTGAGATAGTGAATGTAAATGGGAATGGTAGACGAAACGTTGGGTTTTGGTCGGCAGAAAGTGGGCTGAGGAGGAAGGTGGAAGAGTCGGAAAGATCGGCGAAGGGGTTGAGATCGATCATATGGCCAGGCGAGCGTATTGTTACACCAAAAGGATGGGAAATTCCAACGAACGGGAAGAAGTTGAGAATTGGAGTTCCGGTGAAGCATGGATTTAGGGAGTTTGTGAGTGTGATTCGTGATCCTAAAACAAATGCCACAATTGATGTAGGAGGATATTGCATTGATGTGTTTAAGGCTGTGATTGAAACCTTGCCTTACAAGGTTGATTATGAGTTTGTTCCTGCCAACCCCAATTTCAGCTACAACGAATTGACTTATCAAGTCTTCCTCGGT AAATTTGATGCTGTGGTGGGCGACATAACGATCCGAGCGAATAGATCTTCATACCTAGATTACACATTGCCATTCACAGAATCTGGGGTGGCCATGGTTGTGCCAATGAAAAACAGCAAGAAAACCAACGCATGGGTATTTCTAAAGCCTCTTACACGGGATTTGTGGTTCGTCACTGCATTCTTCTTTGTGTTTGTGGCATTTGTTATTTGGATTCTTGAACATCGAGTCAATGAACAGTTTCGTGGAAGTCCTTTGGATCAGCTCTGTACTAGTCTTTGGTACTCCTTCTCCACCATGGTCTTTGCTCATA GGGAAGTTACATTGAACAATTTGACAAGAGTTGTGGTGGTAGTATGGCTATTTGTGGTTCTCATAATTACACAAAGTTACACTGCAAGTTTGGCCTCACTTTTGACGGTTCAAGATCTGAAACCAACTGTTACTGATATCAATCAACTTCTTAAAAATGGAGACAACATTGGATATCAAGATGGTTCGTTTGTGTACGAGATTCTTAAGTCATTGAAGTTCCATGATTCTCAGCTCAAATCTTACGAATCTCCAAAAGAAATGCACCAACTTTTCACTAGAGGAAGCATCAATGGAGGAATATCTGCTGCTCTTGATGAAATCCCTTATATTAAGTTGTTTCTTGCCATGTATTGCTCTCAATACACCACCACCGAACCCACCTATAAAGCCGATGGTTTTGGTTTT GGATTTCCAATAGGTTCGCCTTTAGTTCCTCATATCTCAAGAAGAATCTTGGAGGTGACAGAAAGCGAGAGAATGAAAAAGATCGAAGAGAAATGGTTCAAAACGTTAAAAGAATGTACGGCTTCAAAAGTGGCAGAGTTGTCTTCCACCCGCTTGAGCATCAACAGCTTCTGGGCGCTTTTCCTCATCACTGGAGTTGCTTCCCTATGTTCTGTGGCTTTTTACGTCGGCAAATTTCTGTACGACGAACGGACGCGGTGGCAAAACGTACAGTCTCCAATCGGTGAAAGATTATACAAGTTGGTCGGGGAGTTCATGAAGAGAGATCAGAGAGCTCACCCGCTGAGGCGGAGGATATCCATAAATGGGGTTCCTTTTAATCCACAAGCCATAGTTGCTAGTGATGATGACCACCCTCGAAGAGATTGa
- the LOC103488370 gene encoding glutamate receptor 2.5-like isoform X1, with translation MAHFIVYIMICLLLILMDTLEMLLSFLAPISMVLQNSATVVTVQDEEEKVVPGEVKVKVGVVFDLDSVFGEMSLSCISMALDDLYSSRSYYKTRIVLHSIDSNDTVVDAAAAALELIKKEEVQAIIGPTSSMQANFIINIGDKAEVPIISFSATRPSLTSHRSSFFFRAAQNDSSQVKAIGAIVKTFKWRQVVPIHSDNEFGEGIIPYLIDALQEVDTDVPYQSKISASARDEQIIDELNNLMKMPTRVFVVHMAPHHASRLFTKAKEIGMMKRGYVWIITDAIANLLDLIDPSVLEAMQGVVGIKTYVPRSKGLDSFKHDWRKRFQSYYPRRKEEDIPEVDVFGLWAYDAAWALAMAVEKAGTDNLRYTSTNITASKMNSTNYLYTLGVNQNGQKLRDAFSNLKFRGLAGEFSLIDGQLQSSLFEIVNVNGNGRRNVGFWSAESGLRRKVEESERSAKGLRSIIWPGERIVTPKGWEIPTNGKKLRIGVPVKHGFREFVSVIRDPKTNATIDVGGYCIDVFKAVIETLPYKVDYEFVPANPNFSYNELTYQVFLGKFDAVVGDITIRANRSSYLDYTLPFTESGVAMVVPMKNSKKTNAWVFLKPLTRDLWFVTAFFFVFVAFVIWILEHRVNEQFRGSPLDQLCTSLWYSFSTMVFAHREVTLNNLTRVVVVVWLFVVLIITQSYTASLASLLTVQDLKPTVTDINQLLKNGDNIGYQDGSFVYEILKSLKFHDSQLKSYESPKEMHQLFTRGSINGGISAALDEIPYIKLFLAMYCSQYTTTEPTYKADGFGFGFPIGSPLVPHISRRILEVTESERMKKIEEKWFKTLKECTASKVAELSSTRLSINSFWALFLITGVASLCSVAFYVGKFLYDERTRWQNVQSPIGERLYKLVGEFMKRDQRAHPLRRRISINGVPFNPQAIVASDDDHPRRD, from the exons ATGGCACATTTTATTGTTTATATCATGATATGTTTACTTTTGATCTTGATG GATACACTCGAGATGCTCCTTTCTTTCCTGGCCCCTATATCAATGGTGTTGCAAAATTCTG CGACCGTTGTAACGGTGCAAGACGAGGAGGAGAAGGTGGTGCCTGGAGAAGTGAAAGTGAAGGTGGGTGTGGTTTTTGATTTAGATTCTGTTTTTGGGGAGATGAGTTTGAGTTGTATTTCAATGGCTCTGGATGATTTGTATTCTTCTCGGAGTTATTACAAGACTAGAATTGTTCTCCACAGCATTGACTCCAATGACACTGTTGTTGATGCAGCTGCTGCAG CTCTAGAATTGATAAAGAAAGAGGAAGTGCAAGCCATTATAGGGCCAACAAGCTCTATGCAAGCCAACTTCATCATCAACATTGGAGACAAAGCAGAAGTTCCCATCATCTCATTTTCAGCCACACGACCTTCCCTCACTTCCCACCGCAGCTCTTTCTTCTTCCGAGCTGCTCAAAACGATTCGTCTCAAGTCAAAGCCATTGGAGCCATCGTTAAGACCTTCAAATGGCGACAAGTTGTCCCCATCCATAGCGACAATGAGTTTGGCGAAGGTATCATACCTTACCTAATCGACGCTCTACAAGAAGTCGACACCGATGTGCCATACCAAAGCAAAATTTCCGCCTCTGCCAGGGACGAGCAAATCATAGACGAGCTTAACAACTTGATGAAAATGCCGACTAGAGTGTTTGTAGTGCACATGGCACCCCACCATGCTTCACGATTGTTCACAAAGGCTAAAGAAATTGGAATGATGAAACGAGGCTACGTTTGGATAATCACAGATGCTATAGCTAATCTATTGGATTTAATAGACCCTTCAGTCCTTGAGGCAATGCAAGGAGTTGTGGGAATAAAAACTTACGTCCCAAGATCCaaagggcttgattctttcaaaCATGATTGGAGGAAGAGATTTCAAAG TTATTATCCAAGAAGGAAGGAAGAAGACATTCCAGAGGTAGACGTATTTGGGTTATGGGCTTATGACGCAGCTTGGGCGCTTGCCATGGCTGTGGAAAAAGCCGGGACCGACAATCTTCGGTACACCTCAACCAACATTACCGCATCGAAAATGAACTCAACTAACTATCTATATACCCTGGGGGTGAATCAAAATGGTCAGAAATTGCGAGATGCATTCTCAAACCTCAAGTTCAGGGGGTTGGCCGGCGAGTTCAGTTTAATTGATGGACAATTACAGTCATCTCTTTTTGAGATAGTGAATGTAAATGGGAATGGTAGACGAAACGTTGGGTTTTGGTCGGCAGAAAGTGGGCTGAGGAGGAAGGTGGAAGAGTCGGAAAGATCGGCGAAGGGGTTGAGATCGATCATATGGCCAGGCGAGCGTATTGTTACACCAAAAGGATGGGAAATTCCAACGAACGGGAAGAAGTTGAGAATTGGAGTTCCGGTGAAGCATGGATTTAGGGAGTTTGTGAGTGTGATTCGTGATCCTAAAACAAATGCCACAATTGATGTAGGAGGATATTGCATTGATGTGTTTAAGGCTGTGATTGAAACCTTGCCTTACAAGGTTGATTATGAGTTTGTTCCTGCCAACCCCAATTTCAGCTACAACGAATTGACTTATCAAGTCTTCCTCGGT AAATTTGATGCTGTGGTGGGCGACATAACGATCCGAGCGAATAGATCTTCATACCTAGATTACACATTGCCATTCACAGAATCTGGGGTGGCCATGGTTGTGCCAATGAAAAACAGCAAGAAAACCAACGCATGGGTATTTCTAAAGCCTCTTACACGGGATTTGTGGTTCGTCACTGCATTCTTCTTTGTGTTTGTGGCATTTGTTATTTGGATTCTTGAACATCGAGTCAATGAACAGTTTCGTGGAAGTCCTTTGGATCAGCTCTGTACTAGTCTTTGGTACTCCTTCTCCACCATGGTCTTTGCTCATA GGGAAGTTACATTGAACAATTTGACAAGAGTTGTGGTGGTAGTATGGCTATTTGTGGTTCTCATAATTACACAAAGTTACACTGCAAGTTTGGCCTCACTTTTGACGGTTCAAGATCTGAAACCAACTGTTACTGATATCAATCAACTTCTTAAAAATGGAGACAACATTGGATATCAAGATGGTTCGTTTGTGTACGAGATTCTTAAGTCATTGAAGTTCCATGATTCTCAGCTCAAATCTTACGAATCTCCAAAAGAAATGCACCAACTTTTCACTAGAGGAAGCATCAATGGAGGAATATCTGCTGCTCTTGATGAAATCCCTTATATTAAGTTGTTTCTTGCCATGTATTGCTCTCAATACACCACCACCGAACCCACCTATAAAGCCGATGGTTTTGGTTTT GGATTTCCAATAGGTTCGCCTTTAGTTCCTCATATCTCAAGAAGAATCTTGGAGGTGACAGAAAGCGAGAGAATGAAAAAGATCGAAGAGAAATGGTTCAAAACGTTAAAAGAATGTACGGCTTCAAAAGTGGCAGAGTTGTCTTCCACCCGCTTGAGCATCAACAGCTTCTGGGCGCTTTTCCTCATCACTGGAGTTGCTTCCCTATGTTCTGTGGCTTTTTACGTCGGCAAATTTCTGTACGACGAACGGACGCGGTGGCAAAACGTACAGTCTCCAATCGGTGAAAGATTATACAAGTTGGTCGGGGAGTTCATGAAGAGAGATCAGAGAGCTCACCCGCTGAGGCGGAGGATATCCATAAATGGGGTTCCTTTTAATCCACAAGCCATAGTTGCTAGTGATGATGACCACCCTCGAAGAGATTGa